The Drosophila santomea strain STO CAGO 1482 unplaced genomic scaffold, Prin_Dsan_1.1 Segkk85_quiver_pilon_scaf, whole genome shotgun sequence genome includes a region encoding these proteins:
- the LOC120457865 gene encoding uncharacterized protein LOC120457865 isoform X6, with the protein MVDEQLSGALRDLPGRVLNVPVEERQHLFRNVSSVLRHSAG; encoded by the exons ATGGTGGACGAACAG TTATCTGGAGCTTTGCGAGATTTACCAGGCAGAGTTCTAAACGTGCCTGTTGAAGAACGACAACATTTATTTCGAAATGTATCCTCAGTTTTAAGACATTCTG CAGGATAA
- the LOC120457865 gene encoding uncharacterized protein LOC120457865 isoform X7, with protein sequence MVDEQLSGALRDLPGRVLNVPVEERQHLFRNVSSVLRHSG encoded by the exons ATGGTGGACGAACAG TTATCTGGAGCTTTGCGAGATTTACCAGGCAGAGTTCTAAACGTGCCTGTTGAAGAACGACAACATTTATTTCGAAATGTATCCTCAGTTTTAAGACATTCTG GATAA
- the LOC122756646 gene encoding activity-regulated cytoskeleton-associated protein-like, with protein MDDGKETKMEEKMETGTIDRVRNWGIRYQGTTNPLEFLEKMEQWATGYGLRHDQLVQTMPFILEGIAIDWWNTTPTKIDSWVQLRTEVLEYFLPPRYEEQLLTQIAQLRQRENEPVREYAMNLRKLMRFTRLSKAEKLDWVYKNCRSKLKLYTRRNGFTTLTEFLKLAEEVEEIEQTEARTGQAGPQALRPEICMRCGGTGHMARTCGNPPRLFCWVCGRNGVRTTECC; from the coding sequence ATGGACGACGGGAAGGAGACAAAAATggaagaaaaaatggaaacggGAACAATCGATAGAGTGCGGAATTGGGGGATCAGATACCAGGGGACGACAAACCCGCTGGAATTCCTCGAGAAAATGGAGCAGTGGGCCACCGGATACGGACTACGGCACGATCAGCTGGTCCAAACAATGCCGTTTATACTGGAGGGAATCGCCATAGATTGGTGGAACACGACACCAACAAAGATCGACTCGTGGGTTCAATTGAGAACGGAAGTGTTAGAGTACTTCTTACCACCGAGGTACGAGGAGCAGTTGCTAACCCAAATAGCACAGTTGAGACAGAGAGAGAACGAGCCAGTAAGGGAATACGCGATGAACCTGAGGAAGCTCATGAGGTTCACGAGACTGTCGAAAGCTGAAAAGCTGGATTGGGTGTACAAGAACTGCAGGAGCAAGCTAAAACTGTACACAAGGAGGAACGGATTTACAACGCTAACGGAGTTCCTTAAGCTAGCCGAGGAAGTGGAGGAAATTGAGCAAACGGAAGCACGAACCGGACAAGCAGGACCACAGGCACTAAGGCCAGAGATATGCATGAGATGCGGAGGAACCGGTCATATGGCCCGCACATGCGGCAACCCACCAAGGCTGTTCTGCTGGGTGTGCGGAAGGAACGGAGTCAGGACAACGGAGTGTTGCTGA